TCGCATCCGCCATTGCCGGGCCTGCGGTGAAGGAGCAGCTGCGGCGCAACACGGAGACCGCGATCGCGGCCGGCGTGTTCGGCGTACCCACCCTGGCCATCGGCGACGAACTGTTCTGGGGCAACGACGCACATCCGCTGATGGCCGCGGTGCTGGCCGATCCGGGCATGCTGCAGCAGCCCGCCTGGCAGCACCTGGACAGCCTGCCTGTGGCGGTGCAGCGCAATCGCTGAACAGGGCGCGACGCCTTTCCCTCGCGCGCCCGGCCAGGTTTTGAGATAGTTTTCACATTTCCGAACCTACAACCGCCCTGGAGGGGGAGCTGCGGATGCGCATCGGAATCGTCGTCGACTCGGCCTGCGACCTGCCGCAGGACTTCATTGCCGAGCACAACATCGTGCTGCTGCCGATCACTGTACGCATCGGCGAAGCGGTGCTGGCCGATCACCGCGATGAGCAGGCCACGCTGAGCTTCCTGCACGCGCATGTGGCCGAACATGGGGCTGAAGCGGAGACCATCCCCTTCAGCGTCAACCAGATCCGCGACCTGTTCCTGCAGCAGCTGGTGATCGATTACGACCACGTATTCTGCATGACCATCACCAAGACCCGCAGCCCGATCCACGACAATGCGCTGCAGGCCAGTTTCGCCATCCTCAACGACTACAAGCCGGTGCGGCAGGCGGCGGGCTACAACTCGCCGTTCGCGCTGCGCGTGCTCGACACGCAGAACCTGTTTGCCGCGCAGGCCGTGACCGCGGTGGAGGCGGTGCGCCTGCGCGACAGCAACGCCAGCGTGCAGCAGATCCGCGAACGGCTGGAGGAACTGGCCGGCAACGTACACGGCTACATGGTCACCCGCGACCTGTACTACATGCGCGCACGTGCGCGGCACAAGGGCGACCGCAGCGTCGGCCTGCTCAGCGCGGCGCTGGGCAGCGCGCTGGACATCAAGCCGGTGCTGCACGGCTACCGCGGCGAGACCGGGCCGGTGGCCAAGATCAAGGGCTTCGACAACGCCGTGCAGAAGCTGTTCGCGGTGGTCGGCCAACGCGTGCGTGCGGGGCTGATGACACCGACCGTGTGCGTCAGCTACGGCGGCGAACTGGACGAACTGCGCACCCTGCCTGGCTACGCACAGCTGAAGGAGGTCTGCGCCGGCCACGGCGTGACCGTGTACGAATCGGTGATGAGCCTGACCGGCATGGTCAACGTCGGCAAGGGTGCGGTCACCGTGGGCTTTGCCGATGGGCCGCATCGGTTTGAATGAAGGCCGACCGTGGCGGGAATCTGCACATCGATTCCACCGCGACTGTGCCAGCCTTGCCGCACTTCAAGGAGAACACCATGCCTGCGCAGTACCACATCAGCCTGCCCGACCCGTCCAAGGCCCGCGGCAACGATCCTGACCTGTCCTTCCATTCGCAGGGCGCCGCCGGTTTCGCCGAAGAGCTGCAGGACGCCCTGCGCAGCGGCACGCTGTTCGAGCGCTGGAAGGCCAAGCAGCCCGACCCGGATGCGGTGGAGCCGCAGTGGGGGGCAACCGATCCGGATGCCACCGTGACCGGCGAGCAGAAGGATCTGCGCATCAACCTGGTGGCCACCACCCGCATCGACAGCGACGTGTTCAAGCAGCGCCTGCGCCTGCTGGCCGGCCACCATTGGGAACTGCGCGACGTGCGTTGAGGCATCCGCCGGCGTCGCCGGTGAAATTTGGCGCGCTCGACTCTTCCGGTCGAGCGCGCTGTCGTGCCGCCGCCCATGCAGGTTGCACGGAGTGCACACAGCCACTACCCGGCGCGGCCAGAGTGTCCAGCGTGATGCGCTGGGGGACGGCACTTCAAGCAGGTCGATTCTGAGCGACGAGAGCAGGATGCGGTCCGGAGGCAATGCGCCGTCAGCGCGTCACCGACGGATCCGGATCAGCAATCCATCGTGCCGTGCGTGCTGCCTTCGTCATCCAGCACGTGCGCATGCAGGATCACCTGGTTGCGGCCGGCCCGCTTGGCCGCATACAGGCCGGCATCGGCATCGGCCAGCAGCTGATCGGCACTGGCCATCGCTGGCGGATGCAGGTACCCCACACCGATGCTGATGCTGACCGATCCTTCCGCCAGTGGCAGCGCTTCCACCGCCTCGCGTAGGCGCTCAGCCAGCGCCAGTACGCTGGACAACGGGCTTCCTGGCACGATCACCGCGAATTCCTCGCCCCCGTACCGCGCAACACTGTCGCCCGCACGGCCCGCGCCTGCCTTCAGAATCGCAGCAACCGCCTGCAGACAGCGGTCCCCCGCAGGATGGCCGTGCTGGTCGTTGAAGGCCTTGAAGTGGTCGATATCCAACAGCAGCAGGCCCAGCTCGGTGCCACTGCGCCGTGCGCGGTTCCACTCGGCCAGCAGCAGCGCGTCGAACTCGCGCCGGTTGGCCACGCCGGTCAGGCCATCCTGGCGCGCCAGCTGGTCCAGCGACGCCTGCCGTTCCATCAGGTCCACCTGCAGCAGGATGCTGCGCAGGCCGAAGCCCAGCGTCGCCACCACGAACCCGCTGACCGCCAGCGGTCGCGCATGGTCGACCACCAGGGTGCCGACCACCAGCAGCAGCAACGGCAGGATCATCGGGCCGGCCGCCTGCACCGTGCGCGCCATCCGTGGATGCGGCGCAAGGATCCGCGCGGGTGCCTGGCTGAGTGCGAGCAGCGCCAACAACAGGAACGGCAGATCGATCAGCAGGTCGGCATAGGCACCGAACGCATCGTCGGAGGTGTAGTGGTTGATGTAGTACGCCACCAACAGGTAGGTGACCGCATACATCGCCAGCGCACGGAAAAAGGTGCGCCGCTCGGGAACGTCGCCGGCCAGCCAGCGCACCACCGCGAACATGGCGATGCACAGGTTCTGGATATCGAACATGCGCTGCATGTTGGACAACGCGTGGTCGTCGATGTCAACACGGGCGGCAAACGACTGCGCGTGCACGAAGAACAGCACACCCAGCAGCGCCGCCATCGCCGCATCGATCAGGCTGATGCTGACCCGTTCCCGGCGCGCCCGGGCCAGGATGAACACCAGGGGCACACCGTAAAGCACGTAAAGGAACAGGCTAGCCCGCGGGGTGAAATCGGCACGGCCGGCGCCCAGAGCGTCGATCATGTTGAACGCCATGCCGCCGGCCCACAGCAGCAGCGCCAACGCCGTGGCCCGCCACCCCAGCGCCGCGCGGTCGCGGCGGGCCCGCCACAGGCAGGCGACCGCAGCCAGCAACGGGGCGCCGGTCAGGAAAACGAAGGAACCCGCCCCGGCGGGACCGGGCCACAGGGCCAGCACCACGCCATGGCACAGCACATACAGCAGCGCCAGCACTACCGGCATGCCTTCCCCCATCCGCAAGGCCGTATGGGCGCACGATAGCGCGCCGGCACGCTACAGCGGCGTGATCCACTGCGGCAAAACAACACGCCGCGGGCACCGCCCGGTAGTGCCGGCCAGTGGTCGGCAACCTGCAGCTCCGTGTCTCCCTGGGTGGGCCGGCCAGCGGCCGGCACTACCGCAGACGCCTCAGGCGTTGAGGGCGCGGGCGTGGTGGGCGATGTGCTCGCCGATGAAGCTGCCAATGAAGTAGTAGCTGTGGTCGTAACCAGGCTGCAGGCGCAGGGTCAGCGGATGGCCGGCGGCCGCGCAGGCCTCCTGCAGGCGCTGTGGCTGCAGCTGGGTCTGCAGGAACTCGTCGGCCTCGCCCTGGTCGACCAGCAGCGGCAGTCGCTCTTCGGCGGTGGCCAGCAGCGCACAGGCATCCCACGCAGCCCAGTCGGCGGGGTTGTCGCCGAGGTAAGCATGGAAGGCCTTTTGACCCCACGGCACGTGGCTGGGCGCGACAATCGGCGAAAACGCCGACACGCTGCGATAGCGCCCCGGGTTGCGCAGCGCGATCACCAGCGCGCCATGGCCGCCCATCGAATGGCCACTGATCGCGCGGGCATCGGTCACCGCGAAGTTCGCTTCGATCAGCGCCGGCAGCTCCTGCGCCACGTAATCGTGCATGCGGTAGTGCGTCGCCCACGGCACGCGGGTGGCATTGAGGTAGAAGCCAGCGCCCTTGCCCAGGTCGTAGCCCTCGGCATCGGCCACATCGTCACCGCGCGGGCTGGTGTCGGGTGCGACGATGATCACCCCATGCTCGGCCGCATAGCGCTGCGCGCCGGCCTTGGTGATGAAATTCTGCTCGGTGCAGGTCAGGCCGCTCAGCCAGTACAGCACCGGCAGCGCCTGAGTATCCGCCTGCGGCGGCAGGTACACGGCGAACTGCATGTCGCAGCCCAGCGTGGTCGAATGATGGCGGTAGACGTCCTGCCAGCCACCGAAACAGGCGCGGTGTTCAATGCGTTCCATGGGACTCTCCTGCGTGCCGGCGTCAGCCGTCACGTGTGTTGATCAACTCATCCAGCTGCGACAGCAGGCGCAGCAGCGGCTCGACGCCGGGCTGGCCATCCAGGTTGCGGTACGCGGCCACCGCCACATCGCTGCGCGGTGGCCATCGGCCATCGGCGCGGGCCTCGTGCAGCCGCGGCAGGAAGACCTGCGCCAGCCAGTGCTCGAACGGCATCTCATCGATGCCGAACGGTGAATCCACCGGGCGCGGGGCACCGACCTCGCCTTCGACCCAGCCCAGCGCGC
This genomic interval from Stenotrophomonas sp. 57 contains the following:
- a CDS encoding DegV family protein, translated to MRIGIVVDSACDLPQDFIAEHNIVLLPITVRIGEAVLADHRDEQATLSFLHAHVAEHGAEAETIPFSVNQIRDLFLQQLVIDYDHVFCMTITKTRSPIHDNALQASFAILNDYKPVRQAAGYNSPFALRVLDTQNLFAAQAVTAVEAVRLRDSNASVQQIRERLEELAGNVHGYMVTRDLYYMRARARHKGDRSVGLLSAALGSALDIKPVLHGYRGETGPVAKIKGFDNAVQKLFAVVGQRVRAGLMTPTVCVSYGGELDELRTLPGYAQLKEVCAGHGVTVYESVMSLTGMVNVGKGAVTVGFADGPHRFE
- a CDS encoding GGDEF domain-containing protein; protein product: MPVVLALLYVLCHGVVLALWPGPAGAGSFVFLTGAPLLAAVACLWRARRDRAALGWRATALALLLWAGGMAFNMIDALGAGRADFTPRASLFLYVLYGVPLVFILARARRERVSISLIDAAMAALLGVLFFVHAQSFAARVDIDDHALSNMQRMFDIQNLCIAMFAVVRWLAGDVPERRTFFRALAMYAVTYLLVAYYINHYTSDDAFGAYADLLIDLPFLLLALLALSQAPARILAPHPRMARTVQAAGPMILPLLLLVVGTLVVDHARPLAVSGFVVATLGFGLRSILLQVDLMERQASLDQLARQDGLTGVANRREFDALLLAEWNRARRSGTELGLLLLDIDHFKAFNDQHGHPAGDRCLQAVAAILKAGAGRAGDSVARYGGEEFAVIVPGSPLSSVLALAERLREAVEALPLAEGSVSISIGVGYLHPPAMASADQLLADADAGLYAAKRAGRNQVILHAHVLDDEGSTHGTMDC
- the fghA gene encoding S-formylglutathione hydrolase: MERIEHRACFGGWQDVYRHHSTTLGCDMQFAVYLPPQADTQALPVLYWLSGLTCTEQNFITKAGAQRYAAEHGVIIVAPDTSPRGDDVADAEGYDLGKGAGFYLNATRVPWATHYRMHDYVAQELPALIEANFAVTDARAISGHSMGGHGALVIALRNPGRYRSVSAFSPIVAPSHVPWGQKAFHAYLGDNPADWAAWDACALLATAEERLPLLVDQGEADEFLQTQLQPQRLQEACAAAGHPLTLRLQPGYDHSYYFIGSFIGEHIAHHARALNA
- a CDS encoding YqcC family protein, whose protein sequence is MGWLDALRGPRAEDPRAALVAPIEQVLRALGWVEGEVGAPRPVDSPFGIDEMPFEHWLAQVFLPRLHEARADGRWPPRSDVAVAAYRNLDGQPGVEPLLRLLSQLDELINTRDG